Within Terriglobales bacterium, the genomic segment CGTTATCTTCGTCCTCAACAATCAGGACCTTCTCTTGTGTCATCACAGCCCTTCAAGTTCCAAAATGCAGCAGCCGTCCGGCTGCGAGACGATTTGGCGCAATCCGAGTACCTCACATTGGATGCGAAAATTCTACCTATAGTAACTTTTCAACCCGACGCGCATGTATAAAAGTGCGACTGAATGTCGGTTGATCGAAGAAACATTGGCGGGAAGGGCATGTCATTCGCCGACCCGGCCCGAATCCCGAAATGGGAATGAAGGCGGATACCAGTGGTTCCGGCCTGCGCGGAGCGGTGTTCTGCGAATCCGGAAGATTCCCGGAGTGGCCAAGCAGAATGCAAGCGCCTGTGGGTTGCATCAATCTTACGGCGTGAGCACATGACCAAAATGCCGGTTCAGCGGGTGTTTCCGAGCTGAATATTTCGGGGCGGCTTGAAGCAGGGGAATCGCTTTTCGAGGAAATTTCCTAATAATCCAATAGAAATAACGGTTCAGTATTCAGTTCAAACCGCCGAAAGGTGCAGTCGGAAGCGGGAAACGGCTTCGCCTGCTTGGATCAGCACGGCAAGAATGAATCCAAACTAATCTTCAAATCACCTTAGCCGGTGCGATACAATTCTCCGGCACGGTCTAAGTATTTCGGCTGTGCCGGATTCCTTTTCTCATTCGCAGTAAAACGTAGTCTTTGATTACCGGAGGATTTACATGTCACTTCGTAAACGCGCTTCTGGCCGAGTACTGTTGGTGCTGGCCATATTTGTAATCGGCTTGATGTCCTCCGCCGTGCTAGCGCAAGAGGCCACTGTTCCCAAAGTGGACATATTTGCAGGGTATTCCTGGTATGACGCAGGAATGCGCGTGAACGGCATGAAGCTGGACAGCAATCCAATCGGGTTCGGAGCCGCCATAACTTATAACGCGAACAAATGGCTCGGCTTGACCTTGGATGGAGCTGGCCATCTTGGCAGCGACAACAATCAGGCCGGAACCGTCATGATCGGTCCGCGGCTTACGTTCCGCGACCAGGAACACTTCCGCCCGTTTATCCATGCACTTGGTGGACTTCACCTGTTGACACTGGATTCGCAAGTGCCCGGCGGCAGCTACAACCACAAGGGAATTGGCTTGAAGTTGGGCGGCGGATTCGATATTCCGATCAACAACCGGTTCAGCTACCGCTTGTTTGAAGCCAACTATCTCTGGTCGCACCACAACCTGTATCCCCAGACGGCAGTTCACGGGAATACCGGTCGCGGCGCGGAACTGAGAACTGGTATCGTGTTCAACTTTGGCGGCGCTCCGCCGCTACCGCCGATGGCGATGAGCTGCTCTGCTGCTCAGCCGGCCTCGGTGTTGGCAGGCGAACCCGTTTCGGTGAGCGCGAACGTTACGAACATTCCGCCGAAGAAGACCCTGACGTATGAGTGGTCAAGCACGGGCGGTAAGGTGAGTGGCAGCGGCACGGGAGCCCAGATCGACACCGCTGGACTTGCGCCGGGAACGTACACGGTAACGGCGAAGGCAATTGATCCGAAGCCGAAGAAGAACCAGGGACCGCTGAGCTGCACGTCGACTTTCACGGTCAACGAGCCGCCGAAGCATCCGCCGACCGCACAGTGCTCGGCTAATCCGACCACGGTTCGTGCAGGCGACACTTCGACTGTCAACGTGACGGCTGGCAATCCTGACAATCGTCCGCTGACCTACAACTACACCGCAACCGCGGGTCGTGTGACCGGAAACAATGCGACGGCGACGTTGGATACGGCCGGCGCGAGCGCAGGTCCAATCCAGGTCACGGCAACAGTGAGCGATGATCGTGGTCTAAGTGCGAATTGCACCGCGTCGGTGAATGTGGAAGTTCCGCCTCCGCCGCCGCAAGCGACCAAGATCAACGAGTGCCAGTTCCCAGACAAGCGGCGTCCGTCCCGCGTGGACAACGCCTGCAAGGCTGTGCTGGATGAAGTCGCTTTGCGTCTGCAACGTGAAGCCGATGCCCGGCTGGTGATCGTGGGACATGGCGATCCGGCGGACAAGAAGAACATGGCACGGTTCTCGGCCGAGCGTGCGATCAATTCCAGGACTTACCTGACGACCGGTGAGGCGAAGCAGGGAATTGACCCAACGCGCATCGAACTGCGGACCGGAGCTGACACTGGCATGACGGCTGAATACTGGCTGGTTCCTGCTGGCGCCAACTTCACGATGGAAGGCACGCAACCGGTTGACGAGGCGAAGTTCGCACCTAAGAAACCGGCAAAGCGCCGCTAACCGAGGTAGTGTTTTCGAGAGCCGGTCGAGTTATCGACCGGCTTTTCGTTTTCGGCTATCCTGAATTGACCATCTCCTCAGGAGTTCGCTTCTGAGAGGCATCGGAGTACACGTGGTCTTTTGCAGGGTCAAATACCGCTTTCTAGCAAACATCGGCCTCTTCCTGCTTTTTGCATTCCTTACAGCGAGTGCCCAGTGGATTTCTCTGGGTCCCAACGGTGGCGACGCACGCAGCCTGGCAGTCGACCCGTCGAATCCGGACAGGGTTTTCCTTGGTACGAGTGCAGGCGAACTGTTCCTGTCGACTGACAGAGGAGCCAGCTGGACCCGGTACGCGCACCTGGGGGAAAACTACGACTACGTGCTGGACCACATCGCTATCGTTCCGAGTGATCCGGCGGTTATGTATGTCAGCGCGTGGAGCATTGAGAACAATGGCGGCGACCTGTTTAAGTCCACTGACCATGGCAGAACGTGGACAGCGATGCCTGCCATGAGAGGGAAATCAATTCGGGCGATGGCATTATCACCGTCAGATTCGCGCGCAATTGCCGTCGGCGCCCTGGACGGCGTCTATCGGAGTCTGGATGGTGGCCAAAACTGGGAGCGGATCTCGCCCGCGAGTAGCGCAGAAATCAAGAACATCGAGTCGATCGCGTTTGATCCGCGCAGCGTGCACACGGTGTATGCGGGTACGTGGCACCTTCCCTGGAAGACGGAAGACGGCGGGCGCACATGGGAGAACATCAAGCAAGGCATCATTGATGACTCGGATGTGTTCTCGATCATCGTGGACCAGAAGAATCCGTCCGTGGTGTACGTGAGTGCCTGCTCGGGAATTTATAAGAGCGAGACCGCGGGAGCGCAGTTCAAGAAAGTGCAAGGGATTCCGTTCTCCGCGCGCCGTACGCGAGTTCTGCACCAGGATCCCACGAACAGTGCGGTTGTGTACGCCGGAACTACCGACGGATTATGGAAGACGGTTGATTCGGGGCAAACATGGGCTCGGGTAAGCGGGGCAAATCTCATTATCAACGATGTGCTGGTGGATCCCCGTGACCCGAACGCGGTTCTGCTGGCAACAGACAGAAGTGGGGTGTTGATGAGCCGCGATGGAGGCAACAGCTTCGCGGACTCGAACCGCGGATTTTCGCATCGCCAGGTGACTGCCGTGGTCGTGGACAGGGATGACCCGGAACGAATCTACGCCGCGATGA encodes:
- a CDS encoding outer membrane beta-barrel protein, which codes for MSLRKRASGRVLLVLAIFVIGLMSSAVLAQEATVPKVDIFAGYSWYDAGMRVNGMKLDSNPIGFGAAITYNANKWLGLTLDGAGHLGSDNNQAGTVMIGPRLTFRDQEHFRPFIHALGGLHLLTLDSQVPGGSYNHKGIGLKLGGGFDIPINNRFSYRLFEANYLWSHHNLYPQTAVHGNTGRGAELRTGIVFNFGGAPPLPPMAMSCSAAQPASVLAGEPVSVSANVTNIPPKKTLTYEWSSTGGKVSGSGTGAQIDTAGLAPGTYTVTAKAIDPKPKKNQGPLSCTSTFTVNEPPKHPPTAQCSANPTTVRAGDTSTVNVTAGNPDNRPLTYNYTATAGRVTGNNATATLDTAGASAGPIQVTATVSDDRGLSANCTASVNVEVPPPPPQATKINECQFPDKRRPSRVDNACKAVLDEVALRLQREADARLVIVGHGDPADKKNMARFSAERAINSRTYLTTGEAKQGIDPTRIELRTGADTGMTAEYWLVPAGANFTMEGTQPVDEAKFAPKKPAKRR